The Chromatiaceae bacterium genome has a window encoding:
- a CDS encoding mannose-1-phosphate guanylyltransferase/mannose-6-phosphate isomerase: MRLQPVILSGGSGTRLWPLSREAYPKQFLPLTSEHTMLQGTVRRLDGLDREHPRLGIGVADAVVVCNEGHRFLVAEQFRLIHREPASIILEPEGRNTAPALTAAALVASREGQDPVLLVMPADHTMRDEAGFRRVVADGFTLAAQGHVVTFGIVPTKPETGYGYIRQGDTIVAPDLAGSAFGLRAFVEKPDAETALAYLESGDYFWNSGLFMMRASVWLSLIHQFRPDITDAAARAVAQGESEGIFLRLDPDSFHACPSDSIDYAVMEHLSEEKAAPGASALVLALAVGWSDVGAWSSLWEVRDQDEEGNVLDGDAFVHNAHNNLLVARHRMVALIGVDGLVVVETPDAVLVVSKEHAQDVKAVTQHLRREQRRELRHHQRSHRPWGDFESIDHGERYQVKRLTVKPGETLSLQMHHHRAEHWIVVSGTARVTNEDRVFLLTENQSTYIPVGAKHRLENPGSLPLEIIEVQSGSYLGEDDIVRFEDVYKRNSKD; the protein is encoded by the coding sequence ATGCGCCTGCAACCCGTGATCCTGTCTGGCGGCTCCGGCACCCGTCTCTGGCCCCTGTCGCGGGAGGCCTACCCCAAGCAGTTTCTGCCCCTGACCAGCGAGCACACCATGTTGCAGGGGACGGTGCGCCGGCTCGATGGGCTCGATCGCGAGCATCCGCGTCTCGGCATCGGGGTCGCGGACGCCGTGGTGGTCTGCAACGAGGGGCATCGTTTCCTGGTCGCCGAGCAATTCCGCCTCATCCATCGGGAGCCAGCGTCAATCATCCTGGAGCCCGAGGGGCGCAACACGGCCCCGGCCCTTACCGCCGCGGCCCTGGTCGCCAGCCGCGAGGGCCAGGACCCGGTGCTGCTGGTCATGCCGGCGGATCACACCATGCGCGACGAGGCGGGCTTCCGCCGGGTGGTGGCGGATGGCTTCACCCTGGCCGCCCAGGGTCATGTGGTGACCTTCGGCATCGTGCCGACCAAGCCGGAGACCGGCTATGGCTACATCCGCCAGGGCGACACCATCGTGGCGCCGGATCTGGCGGGGTCCGCCTTTGGCTTGCGCGCCTTCGTCGAGAAGCCGGACGCGGAGACGGCCCTGGCCTATCTGGAATCCGGCGACTACTTTTGGAACAGCGGCCTCTTCATGATGAGGGCCTCGGTGTGGTTAAGCCTGATTCACCAATTCCGGCCCGATATCACGGATGCCGCCGCCCGTGCCGTCGCCCAGGGTGAAAGTGAAGGCATCTTCCTGCGCCTGGACCCGGACAGCTTCCATGCCTGTCCCAGCGATTCCATCGACTATGCCGTCATGGAGCACCTGTCAGAGGAGAAGGCTGCCCCCGGCGCCTCGGCCCTGGTACTGGCCCTGGCCGTAGGCTGGTCCGATGTCGGGGCCTGGTCGTCACTCTGGGAGGTGCGGGATCAGGACGAAGAGGGCAATGTCCTGGATGGCGACGCCTTCGTCCACAATGCCCACAATAATCTGCTGGTAGCCCGGCATCGGATGGTGGCCCTCATCGGGGTCGATGGCCTGGTGGTGGTCGAGACCCCGGATGCCGTGCTAGTGGTCAGCAAGGAGCACGCCCAGGATGTCAAGGCGGTCACCCAGCACCTCCGCCGCGAGCAGCGGCGTGAACTGCGTCATCACCAGCGTTCCCATCGCCCCTGGGGCGATTTCGAGTCCATCGACCATGGCGAGCGTTACCAGGTCAAGCGTCTCACCGTCAAGCCCGGTGAGACCCTATCCCTGCAGATGCATCATCACCGCGCCGAGCACTGGATCGTGGTCTCCGGCACCGCTCGCGTGACCAACGAGGACCGCGTCTTCCTCCTGACCGAGAATCAGTCCACCTACATCCCCGTGGGCGCCAAGCATCGCCTGGAGAACCCCGGTTCCCTACCCCTCGAGATCATTGAGGTCCAATCCGGCTCCTACCTGGGCGAGGACGACATCGTGCGTTTCGAGGACGTTTACAAACGCAACTCCAAGGATTAG
- the gcvT gene encoding glycine cleavage system aminomethyltransferase GcvT codes for MGHRTPLFAEHERLGARIVPFGGWDMPLHYGSQIEEHLAVRARAGMFDISHMRALDITGAGARDFLRRLLANDVARLREPGKALYSCMLNARGGVLDDLIVYFRGPERYRLVVNAGTADLDLAWIQTQAQGWEVAIQPRTDLAMIAVQGPEARRLATPHLPLALQGPALALAPFFGVGDPDQDWFVARTGYTGEDGFEIMLRADWAAGLWQALVADGVVPSGLGARDTLRLEAGMNLYGQDMDGDTSPLEAGLDWTLAWEPAERDFIGRAALEARRTAGGLSRFVGLLLTGRGVLRAHQRVLVGGHEAGITTSGGYAPSLQRSIALARLAPGIALDSGDRCEVDIRGKPTAARLVKPPFVRQGTIRIDLD; via the coding sequence ATGGGTCATCGCACCCCCCTTTTCGCGGAACATGAACGCCTGGGCGCCCGCATCGTGCCCTTTGGCGGCTGGGACATGCCGCTGCATTACGGCTCCCAGATCGAGGAGCACCTGGCGGTGCGCGCCCGGGCGGGAATGTTTGATATCAGCCACATGCGGGCCCTCGATATTACCGGGGCCGGGGCGCGGGACTTTTTGCGCAGGCTGCTGGCCAATGACGTGGCGCGGCTCCGGGAGCCCGGCAAGGCCCTCTATAGCTGCATGCTGAACGCGCGCGGTGGCGTCCTGGACGATCTCATCGTCTATTTCCGGGGGCCGGAACGCTACCGATTGGTGGTCAACGCGGGGACCGCGGACCTGGATCTGGCCTGGATACAAACCCAGGCCCAGGGCTGGGAGGTCGCCATCCAGCCCCGGACGGACCTGGCCATGATCGCGGTGCAGGGGCCCGAGGCGCGACGGTTGGCGACCCCGCATCTGCCGCTGGCACTGCAAGGGCCGGCCCTGGCCCTGGCACCCTTTTTCGGGGTCGGCGACCCGGATCAGGACTGGTTCGTCGCCCGCACCGGCTACACCGGCGAGGATGGCTTCGAGATCATGCTGCGGGCGGATTGGGCGGCGGGCCTCTGGCAGGCCCTGGTGGCGGACGGGGTGGTCCCCTCTGGTCTGGGGGCGCGGGATACCCTGCGCCTGGAGGCGGGGATGAATCTCTATGGCCAGGACATGGACGGGGACACCAGTCCCCTGGAGGCCGGGCTCGACTGGACCCTGGCCTGGGAACCCGCCGAGCGCGACTTCATCGGCCGCGCGGCCCTGGAGGCACGGCGGACCGCCGGGGGCTTGAGCCGCTTTGTCGGTCTGCTGCTCACGGGGCGTGGCGTCCTGCGCGCCCATCAAAGGGTACTGGTGGGGGGTCACGAGGCGGGGATCACCACCTCCGGCGGTTACGCCCCCAGCCTGCAACGATCCATCGCCCTGGCCCGCCTAGCACCCGGCATCGCCTTGGACAGTGGCGACCGGTGCGAGGTGGATATCCGTGGCAAGCCGACGGCGGCCAGGCTGGTCAAGCCACCCTTCGTGCGTCAAGGTACCATCCGCATCGACTTGGATTAA
- the gcvH gene encoding glycine cleavage system protein GcvH: MSQVPSELRYTKDHEWARDNGDGTLTVGITDHAQEALGDLVFVEVPEPGREVAVGEACAVVESVKAASDIFSPLAGTVAEVNGALADTPERINEDPYGEGWIFKLSPSDGSAFAGLLDADAYARLLDDD, encoded by the coding sequence ATGAGCCAAGTGCCCAGCGAGCTGAGATATACCAAGGATCACGAATGGGCCCGGGACAATGGCGACGGCACCCTGACCGTCGGCATCACCGACCATGCCCAGGAGGCCCTGGGGGACCTGGTCTTCGTCGAGGTGCCGGAGCCGGGACGCGAGGTTGCCGTGGGCGAGGCCTGCGCCGTGGTCGAATCCGTCAAGGCCGCCTCGGATATCTTCAGTCCATTGGCGGGCACCGTGGCCGAGGTCAATGGCGCCCTGGCCGATACCCCGGAACGCATCAACGAGGACCCCTATGGCGAGGGCTGGATCTTCAAACTCTCCCCGTCCGACGGGTCCGCCTTTGCCGGCCTGCTGGACGCGGACGCCTATGCCCGCCTCCTGGACGACGACTAA
- the gcvPA gene encoding aminomethyl-transferring glycine dehydrogenase subunit GcvPA, with protein MPFIPHTPDQVAAMLAVIGVEDIDDLFDEIPAHLRAGELKGIPAALPEMEVGRLMAARARADGQPLCFIGAGAYDHHIPAVVWQLVARGELYSAYTPYQAEASQGTLQILYEFQSMMTALTALDVSNASLYDGASALAEAILMAVRANRHGKARRVLVPRGLHPRYRAVARAIVGQQDIELVEVPFDPAGGHLTLEALTPFAAEPFAALVVPQPNFFGVLEEVDELTDWAQAQGALVIGVVNPVALALLSPPGDWGQNGADIACGEAQPLGMPLASGGPYAGFLCCKAALMRQLPGRIAGRTLDLEGKPGFTLTLQAREQHIRRSRATSNICTNQGLLVTAATIHLALLGAEGLARTAAACHTNTRRLSASLCATPGVEPIFDRPCFHEQALRLPAPAADVLRSLAAHNILGGFDLGTDYPELGPAILVCATELRAEEDIAAYATKLARVIATRTQARCPVEPKF; from the coding sequence ATGCCGTTCATCCCCCACACCCCCGATCAGGTGGCGGCCATGCTGGCGGTCATCGGCGTCGAGGATATTGATGACCTCTTCGACGAGATTCCCGCGCACCTGCGGGCGGGGGAGCTGAAGGGCATCCCCGCGGCCCTGCCGGAGATGGAGGTCGGTCGCCTGATGGCGGCCCGGGCGCGGGCGGACGGCCAGCCGCTCTGCTTCATCGGCGCCGGCGCCTATGACCACCACATCCCGGCCGTGGTCTGGCAACTGGTCGCGCGAGGTGAACTCTACAGTGCCTACACCCCCTATCAGGCCGAGGCCAGCCAGGGCACCCTGCAGATCCTCTACGAATTCCAGTCCATGATGACGGCCCTGACCGCCCTGGACGTCTCCAACGCCTCCCTGTACGACGGGGCCTCGGCCCTGGCGGAGGCCATCCTGATGGCGGTACGCGCCAATCGGCACGGCAAGGCCCGACGGGTCCTGGTGCCGCGCGGCCTGCACCCGCGCTATCGGGCCGTGGCGCGGGCCATCGTCGGCCAGCAGGACATCGAACTGGTGGAGGTGCCCTTCGACCCCGCCGGCGGCCACCTGACCCTGGAGGCCCTGACGCCCTTCGCCGCGGAACCCTTCGCCGCCCTGGTGGTCCCCCAGCCCAACTTTTTCGGCGTCCTGGAGGAGGTCGATGAACTGACCGACTGGGCCCAGGCCCAGGGCGCCCTGGTCATCGGCGTCGTCAATCCCGTCGCCCTGGCCCTGCTGTCGCCGCCGGGCGACTGGGGACAAAATGGCGCCGATATCGCCTGTGGCGAGGCCCAGCCCCTGGGCATGCCCCTGGCCTCCGGGGGGCCCTATGCCGGTTTCCTCTGCTGCAAGGCGGCCCTGATGCGGCAATTGCCGGGGCGCATCGCGGGCCGCACCCTGGACCTGGAGGGCAAGCCGGGCTTTACCCTCACCCTCCAGGCCCGGGAGCAGCACATCCGCCGCTCCCGCGCCACCTCCAACATCTGCACCAACCAGGGCCTGCTAGTCACCGCCGCGACCATCCACCTGGCCCTGCTGGGGGCGGAGGGGCTGGCGCGGACCGCCGCCGCATGTCATACCAATACCCGGCGGCTGTCCGCCAGCCTGTGCGCGACCCCCGGGGTGGAGCCCATCTTTGATCGGCCCTGCTTTCACGAGCAGGCCCTGCGGCTGCCCGCGCCCGCGGCGGATGTGCTACGCTCCCTCGCCGCGCATAACATCCTGGGTGGCTTCGATCTGGGGACGGATTACCCGGAACTCGGCCCGGCGATCCTGGTCTGTGCCACCGAGTTGCGCGCGGAAGAGGATATCGCGGCCTACGCCACCAAGCTGGCGCGCGTCATCGCCACTCGTACCCAGGCCCGCTGCCCGGTTGAACCCAAATTTTGA
- the tpx gene encoding thiol peroxidase, producing MAQTALQGNPVQLSGDLPAVGSSAPDFSLTAGDLSDVSLASYAGKKKLLNIVPSLDTGVCAASTKKFNDMMAGRADAVALVISADLPFASGRFCSAEGITNVINLSMMRSRNFAKDYGVLINDGPLAGITARAVVVLDANNQVVYTQLVPEITQEPDYDAAMAALG from the coding sequence ATGGCCCAAACCGCCCTTCAAGGCAACCCCGTCCAGCTCTCCGGCGATCTGCCCGCCGTCGGTTCCAGCGCTCCGGACTTTTCCCTCACTGCTGGCGACCTGAGCGATGTCAGCCTAGCGAGCTACGCCGGCAAGAAGAAGCTGCTCAATATCGTGCCCAGTCTGGACACCGGCGTCTGCGCCGCTTCAACCAAGAAGTTCAACGACATGATGGCCGGCCGCGCCGATGCCGTCGCCCTGGTCATCTCCGCCGACCTGCCCTTTGCCTCCGGCCGCTTCTGTAGCGCCGAGGGCATCACCAACGTCATCAACCTGTCCATGATGCGGTCCCGCAACTTCGCCAAGGACTACGGCGTCCTTATCAACGATGGCCCCCTGGCGGGCATCACGGCCCGCGCCGTGGTCGTCCTGGATGCCAACAACCAGGTCGTCTACACGCAATTGGTGCCCGAGATCACCCAGGAACCAGATTACGACGCGGCCATGGCGGCCCTCGGCTGA
- the gcvPB gene encoding aminomethyl-transferring glycine dehydrogenase subunit GcvPB, with protein sequence MLIQEISRPGRRASAQAPLSHAEVGDLPAHLRRASPPALPEVSELQAVRHYTRLSQKNFSIDTHFYPLGSCTMKYNPRACHSLASLPGFLARHPLAPATHGQGILACLYELQQLLAEVTGMHAVSLAPAAGAQGEFAGVAMIRAYHEARGDRGRTEILVPDAAHGTNPASAAMCGFRVREIPTGADGDLDLEALRAALGPQTAGIMLTNPSTIGVFDRRIGAVAEAVHEAGGLLYYDGANLNAILGQVRPGDMGFDVIHMNLHKTFATPHGGGGPGAGPVGVSARLEPFLPLPLLAREGQDYRWLEEADRPQSIGRLTAFGGNIGILLRAYIYARLVGREGMKRIAEYASLNANYLFKRLVEAGFEPAYGRRRASHEFILTLRREAKATGVNAMDFAKRLLDYGFHAPTTYFPLLVPECLLIEPTETETPEELDSFVAAMTAIRAEAQTDPERVKGAPHSLPVRRLDDVRAAREPDLAWKGSPAHG encoded by the coding sequence ATGCTGATCCAGGAAATCTCCCGCCCCGGCCGGCGCGCCAGCGCCCAGGCCCCCCTGTCCCATGCCGAGGTCGGCGATCTGCCCGCGCATCTGCGTCGCGCCAGCCCTCCCGCCCTGCCGGAGGTCTCCGAACTCCAGGCCGTGCGCCATTACACCCGGCTGTCGCAAAAGAACTTTTCCATCGACACCCATTTCTATCCCCTGGGCTCCTGTACCATGAAGTACAACCCCCGGGCCTGCCATAGCCTGGCCTCCCTGCCCGGCTTCCTGGCGCGTCATCCCCTGGCGCCGGCAACCCACGGCCAGGGCATCCTGGCCTGCCTATACGAGCTGCAGCAACTGCTCGCCGAGGTCACCGGCATGCACGCCGTGTCCCTGGCCCCCGCCGCGGGCGCTCAGGGTGAGTTTGCCGGCGTGGCCATGATCCGCGCCTACCATGAAGCGCGCGGCGACCGGGGCCGCACCGAGATCCTGGTCCCCGACGCCGCTCATGGCACCAACCCCGCCTCCGCCGCCATGTGCGGCTTCCGGGTGCGCGAGATACCCACCGGCGCCGATGGCGACCTCGACCTGGAGGCCCTGCGCGCCGCCCTGGGCCCCCAGACCGCCGGCATCATGCTCACCAACCCGAGCACCATCGGCGTCTTTGATCGCCGTATCGGCGCCGTCGCCGAGGCCGTCCACGAGGCCGGGGGGCTCCTCTATTACGATGGCGCCAACCTCAACGCCATCCTCGGCCAGGTCCGGCCCGGCGACATGGGCTTCGACGTCATCCACATGAATCTGCACAAAACCTTCGCCACCCCCCACGGTGGCGGCGGACCCGGCGCGGGCCCCGTGGGCGTCTCGGCGCGCCTGGAGCCCTTCCTGCCCCTGCCCCTGCTGGCGCGGGAGGGCCAGGACTATCGCTGGCTGGAGGAGGCGGACCGCCCCCAAAGCATTGGCCGCCTCACCGCCTTTGGCGGCAATATCGGCATTCTGCTGCGGGCCTACATCTATGCCCGTCTGGTGGGGCGGGAGGGCATGAAGCGCATCGCCGAGTACGCCAGCCTCAACGCCAACTATCTCTTCAAGCGCCTGGTCGAAGCCGGCTTCGAGCCCGCCTATGGCCGGCGTCGCGCCAGTCATGAGTTTATTCTGACCCTGCGCCGGGAGGCCAAGGCCACGGGCGTCAACGCCATGGACTTCGCCAAGCGCCTGCTGGATTACGGCTTCCACGCCCCCACCACCTATTTCCCCCTGCTCGTCCCCGAGTGCCTCCTCATCGAGCCCACGGAGACCGAGACCCCGGAGGAACTGGACAGCTTCGTGGCGGCCATGACCGCTATCCGCGCGGAGGCCCAGACGGACCCGGAACGGGTCAAGGGCGCGCCCCATAGCCTGCCGGTGCGACGCCTGGACGATGTCCGGGCCGCCCGGGAGC